In one Pseudomonas purpurea genomic region, the following are encoded:
- a CDS encoding YhfG family protein — MSELTFQQKQEHYDKIRRSNCLASLRLEGFHTSPADVEKPLPSREAILKKYRQNPQ; from the coding sequence ATGAGCGAACTGACGTTCCAGCAAAAACAGGAGCATTACGACAAAATCCGTCGTTCGAACTGTTTGGCCAGCCTGCGTCTTGAAGGTTTTCACACCAGTCCGGCGGACGTAGAAAAACCACTCCCCAGCCGGGAAGCCATCCTCAAGAAATACCGTCAGAATCCGCAGTAA